CCCAGTTGGTGTCAGTGACTGGATCTCTGCTCAGCCAGTACCATTCCCCAGTCTGGGAGCTCCGACGCATGCCAATCCACACAACCTGCAGACTGTCATTCTTGGCCTGGACAATTTTGTCATAAATCTGTCTCTGAAGTTGAGCCTTGGGGAAACTGAccagctccaggttgttgtcTTTGCAGTACTTCAGGGATTCTTGCCAGCTGCCTGCATGTTGTCCAATTTTTACAACTTCTGGAGACACGACACAACCTCTGATATCTGTTCATACgaaacagagacaaactgtATTTAGATGCactattttataatattttataacattatatatctatatatagctatatatagctattctattttataatatttaatatttactctttctattttacttacctattatttggtagcagggacaaaaacaatttcactgcacattgtaccgtgtatgattgtgtgtgcgacaaataaacctatctcGTATCTTGTATCTTTTGATAAAAGTCCATCCAGTTGTAAATTATTCTGTGGAAACCCGATAAGAACAATTGGCTGAACACCTTGGCCATTGTAACCAGGCATGGCAGGTGTTGTGTGAGCTTTCTATTTCTCCCCATGTTGAAGGTGTGTGCATGGGGCTCTAGTAAAAGGAAGTGCAGAGTGTGCTCTTATTAgcttttcaattcaatttatttcaattcaattcaattcatcacaacaaaagttttttCATGACTCCAAAAACATACAAGACAAAGTGTATGAAAGAATTAAACAGTGCCTTTATCAGTTGTGAAGAAAGGATCAATCAAAAAACAGTTCTGGTTTTGTGGTTCtggtttttgtttccttccttaCATCTACCTGCACACAGTCATCAAGTGCGAATTCAAGATCTTTTACAAGATTGTAATTTTACAACAAGTCAGCTGAAAACCAAAATCTATTTTAGTGAAAAGCTTAGGACACACCTCCTTATTTTTAAGCTTCCTCACTCTGTAAATCTCAGTTTGGAGGTGGAGGCCATACCTGGGATTTTACTGACGACGGCTGCTGGGTGCCCAAACACAGCACCTGCCTTCTTTCCCAGAAAGTAGACGGCCATTTTAGAGAAAGAGTGCCAGATGACTGTCTGGTTTGACGCCAGAACAACAGATGTGGAAACCAACTCTGTCCCTTGCAGCTGCTGCCACTCAGGACTCTCCAAAGGACGACTTCCAACATGAACCCCATCAGTAAAATCCTTGTGGACCACAATCACAGCAAAGTTCTGCACGCTGGTGATGAAGCTGACTACAGAACAGGCAGCAAAGTCAATCTCAGGGATCAGAGGGAGGAGTAAGCCTGGACGGTAGAGCATGGCTGTGCCTGCTGTCATAACTAGCCCTGAGTTTGAATTAAAGGGGCTCACTTGGGtggaaagaagaacaaaagttTCATCTTCAGCACCTTTGGCCAGAACAGGAGGAATGTAGAActtctgctgctcttctctggcTGACGGCAGCAGGGTGTACAGCTGCCCACAGGTGCAGTTGTACCGGATGGCACAGGAGTGACCGAAGAGGACTGCCACTGGCTGATCAGCTTTCACAGTTCTCAGTATGTCCTCTGTTTTCACCCAGATCTGAGCAACCTGGTAGGGCTGAAGTGAAACAACCTTGGATACTGCACCTTGAACAGTTACTGTGTTTTCTTGGTCTACGTTGATGATAATGAGTTTGAATGGACCTCTTTCTGCTACATCTCTCATCACCATGTCCACTGGGTGAGTAGTTCCTTCAATCATGGGCACTGGTGGGATGAGGTACTCTGTGCCCAGTCGGTCAGCAGGGGTAATCAGAATTGTCTGCATACTGTTGCTTTTAAGGCTGACAACATGGACGGTAATTAACTTGTCACTGGTAATTAGTAGAGTTTTGTTGGCAATTTCAGACCTGTCAAGCTCCAGTTTCGCATCAGGTGCAAATTCCCAGGTCTGTCTAGCATTCAGGATCTCTGTTTGGATATGTGATGTATTCATTTTGATGATGAGCTCAGTGTTGTGGTACAAGGCAGTGATTCTGACCTTGTTTTGGGGCTGATCAGGATGATAATAGGCAATGTTCTCTGGAAAAGCAACAATGAATTTCAGACCAGTGCTGGTTTCAGCTTGAGTGGATGTGGAttctgggaaagaaaaaaaacctgttgAAACAGCAAACTCAAACCCTCAGCGAGATTTTTCAAAAGCGAAAACTCCactaaacaacattttaataccATGTTTTACAGTAACCTGAGGTCAATTGTGTGTAATTTCATGGCGTGAATACCAATAAAATTCTAAGCAGTCCATTTTGATCCTTAAATGAAGgttcagtgaaagaaaacagtggaaGGTTTCACTCCTGATGAAGCTTGCAGGATTTGACATagttgtcatgcctggtgttttttgttatgctttgtcttttgatttctgtccatgtgtcatgttccatgttgtcttgtgcttccatgtattatgttaaaggtttttgtcatgtcctgttttattttgaaagtgtctcttcccctgtgtgccctgttttcatgtagctttgctttggttttcctgattgctttctccctcctgatgtgtgtcacctgtgtctcgttatcatgtctatttagtccttgtcttcccagtcacctttgtctgagcgtctgcatttttccccccccatgccatgccaggaactTCTGTTTGACCTTGTTACGCCTTGCCATGTTTGCccaggagtttttgccacagtaagtgtgtttttgtgtttagctttgtttaataaaagactagtgtttttggacctccacccTGCCTGCCGCTTTCTTACTCTGACCGCCCATTTGTGACAATAGTGGCCAAACTGTGTCATTAGAACATCTTGTGACAAAAACTGGCCCAAAAAACACGTCCCATAAACTCCCAAGTGTATTCACATATTCAAATATACAACTAGACACACAGTATTTGAGCATACActgcatatacagtacacaaCAGTATGCATATTGTACACAGcagtgcacatacagtacacatcaGTACACAGCAGTATTTGATTAAGCGGTAACTTAATCAAATACTGCTCTGTACAGGAAGAACTAATCCTAACAGAGAAACTCAGGCTACCTACAAACCTCACATGGCCAAAGGCagaggaagtactcagatcctttactttAAGAAAAGTATTAATactacagtgtaaaaatactctgttgcAATTAAAAGTTCTATGTTGTAAATGTTAGTCCAGTAACAGTATGGAAGTACAGTCAGGACTTAAAGTAATCAAATAAAAGTACTGTTTCATTCAGGACTGTGGCTGatgattcttttcattctgcattcatctgctgattattttctccatgaatGCATATATTCCTTCACTGTGTttagtccaaccaacagtccaaagctcaacatTATTACAAGCACTTTTGCAAACATAAtgaagtgaagcagaaaaatgaagtattatacagtaaatgtacagGTGGGGTAAATGTGATGTCTTACCTgagctcagagttgttggcaGCAGGAACAGGAGCAGCACAGGACTCATGGTGGTACCAGGACTTAAGACTTCAGACGTGTCGAACCTCACtgaaatttgttctcttttgAACATCTGTCAGAAAACTCCTCGCATTAGTTCTCACTTTAAAGGTTATTAACTCTCCAATTGCCAGACACAGTTTTTAGTTAAGTATTCAAATACTTTACTTTAGTGACAGCactaataccacactgaaaATACTCCTGAATTCAAAAAGTAATTAAAGTACTCATGTTGCAGTACAGTGTGTTCCTGTAGTATTTGAAGTGTCAGTGGTTGATCTTCATGCTGGATGTTCTGAGCTCATCTGAGCTCCTTTCTGCTGGTGGCTTTAACCTCCAGCAGAGCATTAGATTCTATCAGATCCTCATGTGTTTGAAGTCCGACTGTCCTGGGAGATCCAGGACCTCCAAACAAGTTCCTgagctcacacaaacagcctattttcatgctttttaaAGAGCAGAttcagctgaaggaggaggaggattttcatcttcatccttcagtttatcacagacATTCAGCATCAACACATCTGGACACTCAGGGTTTTCATCTGGACATGAACTgaagctgagactgatgggGTGCAGTAAAAATATTCACCTCTGAGGTGTGCAGTAAAAGCATATAAAGTTAAATATGAAATGGAAAATTTAAGGTTAAGTATAATCTATATGAAGTACAATACTTGAGTCAATGTACTTTGATTGAAGTTTTCTTTTGAtctgatataaaaaaaaatgagttaaGAAGTTTGTGTCTTACCTGGCATTCAGTTGTCACCTGTTTActccttctctccttcacaTTTGTGAGTCAAACATGAATCGATTTGCAAGAAGTTTGCATGAGACTCATGACAGCAATCGTCAGGAGGTGCAACACAAAGAccggggaggggggaggagtcGCAGTGAATTCAGTGACATTATCAGGTTAAAATAATCTGATGTGAGAcaagctgagctgctgcctACTTGTTTTGCTGTCCTGAGCGGATCTGGTGTCAGTTTGACAGTCAAATCAGTTTGAACTTCACTCTGAGCTCACATTTCCTTTCTGAGTCTCTGTAAAACAGAAGGCAAACAGCGAAGACGGCCATACTGACAGTATAATCAGCTGTCAGTTGGGCACATTCTCTGATTTGGACACAAGATGGCGCCACGGATGTTTAAACTGTTTATCTCAGTTTGGAGACAAAATGATCACTTAGATTCCGATAGTTTACAATAAAACCTAACAATAATGTAGAtgtgtttcttctcttattATGCATGGCCAGAAGTATGTGGGCACGAGAATTTTGATGTGACATCATGTTCCATGTGACACCATCACAATGTGTTCTGAATGAAGCTCTgcctccagttcatcccagcACTTCTGGgcttgtctttgaagacgtttttCAGAAAGTGGAGAACATTTCTGAGGGTTGAGTTCAGTCAAGTCGAACTTAGAAACTGAAAGACATTTCCTCATTGAGCTGTTTTGGATGCAGGATGTTGTCACActgaaacaagaagaagataGTGATCAGcgaagtgatcagcaacaccggggctccacaggggactgtcctctctcccttccacaagaccaaggaactggtggtggacctgaggaggactaaggctccagtgacacctatcaacatcaaaggggccactgcTCGTGGATCAtggacttcctcaccaacaggccccaggtggtgaggataggggagtctacatctaccccactgatcctcaacactggcatgccgcagggttgtgtactcagccctgccttattcacactctacacacacgactgctctgctatttCATACACTGCTTTTTCATACACTGTAAGCCTTTTTACTCTCCGCGTGAGTTTGCTTCACTCATTCTGGCCGTTGTTTACATCCTGCCGAGTGCGGACGTGCACGAAGCTCAGCGCGCACTCGCGgatcaggtactgtgtgtggagcaaacataTCCGGACTCCTTAGTTATTGTCCTTGGtgactttaataaaggaaatctgagccaagagttacccaaatacaatcagctgatcaaattcccgaccagagaggagaacactctggatcactgttacaccacaatAAGCGGAGCATATCGTGCAGTGCCCCGCGCCGCTCTTGGTCTATCTGACCACGTCATGGTCCACCTGATccccacatacagacagaggctgaagctcgccaaacctgtggtgagcacatctaaaaggtggaccacccaggctgtggaggagcttcGTTTCTGTTTGGAGTCAACGGACTGGGACGTGTTTAGGGCTGCTACAGATAGTCTTGATGAGTACCGTATACAGATACTGTAACCTCATATATCCAGTACTGTGAGGACAGTATTGTGCCAACACGCACCAGGGTGAGTTATAACAACgacaaaccctggttcacagctaaactcagacagctgaggctagaAAAGGAGTCTGCATTCAGAAGTGGGGACagagacagctacaaagaggccaagtacaggtttagcaaggatgtgagaagtgctaaatcactgtactctgagaaacttcaacagcaattctcagctaatgactcggcctctgtgtggaaagggcttCGGCAAATCACCTACTACAAGCCCAAAGCTCCCCACTCTACTGACGACCTGCAACTAGCCAACAGCCTGAACGAGTTCTActgtcgctttgatggactatctgccggccctgacacccccactcaccccatcaacacggccattcactccccccacacccctgaagtcattccaccagcatccacctcggacccctcctcctccaccacagccctctttatccaggaggaggatgttaacaagctgttcaggaaactgaaccctcacaaggctcctggaccttgtgtccccctccaccctgagacactgtgcagatgagctgactccagtgttcacagacatcttcaacacctctctggagtcatgccatgtgccagtctgcttcaaagcctccaccatagttccagtccccaagaagccgaggatcactggacttaatgattacagacctgtggcactgacatctgtagtcatgaagtcatttgagcgcctggttctgtcccaccttaagtccatcacaacacccctcctggaccccctgcagtttgcctacagagccaacaggtctgtagatgatgcagtcaacctgactctacacttcatcctgcggcatctggactcgccgggaacctacgttaggatcttgtttgtggacttcagctctgccttcaatacgatctgcccagctctcctccaagACAAGCTGTCGCTGCTGAAtgtgcctgaccccatctgccggtggatcactgacttcctgaaaGACAGGAGACAGCATGTGAGGCcggggaagaatgtctcggacacccgcaCCATCAGCACTGGTactccccagggctgtgtactttcccctttgttcttctccctctacaccaggcatctcaaactggtccagaGGAGGGCCGcagtggctgcaggtttttgtgccaaccaaccaagagcacaccgtttgaccaatcaactgtctgaagacggagatcagttgattaaatgagtcaagtctggtgtgctgctacttggttggaaagaaaacctgcagccacaccggccctccagtggaccagtttgagatgcctgctcTACACCAACTACTGCACCTCcagccaccagtctgtcaagctgattaagtttgcagacgacaccaccctcatcggtctcatctcggaTGGGGATGAGTCCacctacaggagggaggtggaccgtctggtgtcctggtgcgcCAACAACCATCTGGAGCTGAACGCtcagaagacagtggagatgatcattgactttcggaaagtgccagctccatcgctccccctcaccctgacagacacccccatctccacggtggactccttccgcttcctgggtaccaccatcacccgggacctcaagtgggagcagaccatcagctccctcatcaaaagggcccagcagaggattttcttcctgcagcagctgaggaaactcaaggtgccaacCAACtctgactgtgtggtatggcagttgcacagcacaggacaagaaggacttagcccgggtggtgaggacagcacaggggattgtgggctgcagtctaccagatctggactcagtttacactgccccagtccagaagaaggcaagacgcattgctacagatcccacccacccacccacctcagttcttttgagtcccacactatcaccacacaatagcggagtcagtaaaccgaagtttatctgatctgatattggtcttttaactgACGATACGCAagctcactgaactgatgagcttggatgatcggtaacaaattaaatgaatgcagcacttacaagtgaaaaatcacacactAACAATTCTATCTTAATAAtgcctctgcccagacataagcctcttactttgagTTGCTCCGGTCCTTCGGAGTTGGAAAATTAATAGTCCGCTTAAATGTTCGCGGCGCTGTCCTCAGTGAGGTGCTGATGGTCCGTTATCTCTCTCTTTTGGCGgggaaaatcaccggtgaagaactttgtttcgtccttaacaaagtcggtGTGCGGTCCTCGTTAACGTGCGGTCAGCTGATtgcagcgatccacgtcggaagaaaaaaggagaagttccaaaaaaaaacaaaaaacaaaagcagcagtctgtttctcggcccgcgagttgaaatgaaatgatgatacTCAAACGTTTGAGAAATGCTCCCTTTCGGCAACCAAGTTGCAGAAAAACTTCACAGTCCTCCACTGTACTCGTGCACGGGGAAAAGCGAGGTCTGAGGTTCACAGTGgccttttattacctgagtgacgtcacctcggaccccctTGGAGATGGCTGGCGCACAACCAATGTCCGTGCCAGTCCTGGGTTCGAATTCAGGATTTTACGACTACGTGTACGTCATTGGGAGGGCTTTAACAGTTCCTCACTCTAGCATCATTCCTGCCTGTTGCCATCAGACTGTTAAACTCTGTGAGGGACAcatatacttttatatatacaatgtatatatgattttacacatgtaaatacctgtatttttagattttagatttttaacacatgt
This sequence is a window from Scatophagus argus isolate fScaArg1 chromosome 9, fScaArg1.pri, whole genome shotgun sequence. Protein-coding genes within it:
- the LOC124065420 gene encoding uncharacterized protein LOC124065420, coding for MFKREQISVRFDTSEVLSPGTTMSPVLLLFLLPTTLSSESTSTQAETSTGLKFIVAFPENIAYYHPDQPQNKVRITALYHNTELIIKMNTSHIQTEILNARQTWEFAPDAKLELDRSEIANKTLLITSDKLITVHVVSLKSNSMQTILITPADRLGTEYLIPPVPMIEGTTHPVDMVMRDVAERGPFKLIIINVDQENTVTVQGAVSKVVSLQPYQVAQIWVKTEDILRTVKADQPVAVLFGHSCAIRYNCTCGQLYTLLPSAREEQQKFYIPPVLAKGAEDETFVLLSTQVSPFNSNSGLVMTAGTAMLYRPGLLLPLIPEIDFAACSVVSFITSVQNFAVIVVHKDFTDGVHVGSRPLESPEWQQLQGTELVSTSVVLASNQTVIWHSFSKMAVYFLGKKAGAVFGHPAAVVSKIPDIRGCVVSPEVVKIGQHAGSWQESLKYCKDNNLELVSFPKAQLQRQIYDKIVQAKNDSLQVVWIGMRRSSQTGEWYWLSRDPVTDTNWGDGEPGMVHDGQCAIMSLERSKDFGWSDENCCKNIHPLCYSSPVLLSV